A genome region from Mycobacterium florentinum includes the following:
- a CDS encoding aminodeoxychorismate synthase component I, with protein MRIDRLGNLGEAPGVLRAIGDATRRLGLPPPAALTGEWFGALAIIAPSLAVRPVDTADAFAVPQGSHTDRSPALGGGWVGYLSYPDAGADGRPHRIPEAAGGWTDCVLRRDRDGQWWYESLSGAAMPEWLTAALAATPGPARECRINWGVADREAHRGAVLACLEAIRAGEVYQACVCTRFTGTVAGSSLDFFIDGIARTSPARAAYVEGRWGAVASLSPELFLRRHGAAVMSSPIKGTLPLDAWPSALRASPKEVAENIMIVDLVRNDLGRVAVTGTVKVPELLVVRRAPGVWHLVSTVAAQVPVELPTSTLLDAAFPPASVTGTPKHRARQLISQWESHRRGIYCGTVGLASPIAGCELNVAIRTVEFDAAGTAVLGVGGGITADSNPDAEWEECLHKAAPVVGVPCTAAAAG; from the coding sequence GTGCGAATCGACCGGCTCGGCAACCTCGGCGAGGCACCCGGTGTGCTGCGCGCGATCGGTGATGCCACCCGCCGGCTCGGGTTGCCCCCGCCCGCCGCGCTGACCGGCGAATGGTTCGGTGCGCTGGCGATCATCGCGCCGAGCCTGGCAGTGCGTCCGGTGGATACCGCGGATGCGTTCGCCGTCCCCCAGGGCTCGCACACCGACCGGTCCCCCGCGCTGGGCGGCGGCTGGGTGGGCTACCTGTCCTATCCGGACGCCGGCGCCGACGGACGGCCGCATCGCATCCCCGAGGCCGCCGGCGGCTGGACCGACTGCGTGCTGCGCCGCGACCGGGACGGACAGTGGTGGTACGAGAGCCTGTCCGGGGCGGCGATGCCGGAGTGGCTAACCGCCGCCCTGGCCGCGACGCCGGGACCGGCGCGCGAGTGCCGGATCAATTGGGGCGTGGCCGACCGGGAGGCGCACCGCGGCGCCGTGCTGGCCTGCCTGGAGGCGATTCGCGCCGGCGAGGTCTACCAGGCGTGCGTGTGCACCCGGTTCACCGGGACGGTCGCCGGGTCCTCGCTGGACTTCTTCATCGACGGCATCGCGCGCACCTCGCCGGCCCGCGCGGCCTATGTCGAGGGCCGTTGGGGTGCGGTCGCGTCGCTGTCGCCCGAGCTGTTCCTGCGCCGCCACGGCGCGGCCGTGATGTCGAGCCCGATCAAGGGCACCCTGCCCCTGGACGCCTGGCCGTCGGCGCTGCGCGCCTCGCCGAAAGAGGTGGCCGAGAACATCATGATCGTCGACCTGGTGCGCAACGACCTGGGCCGGGTGGCGGTCACCGGGACCGTCAAGGTGCCCGAGCTGCTGGTGGTGCGGCGCGCGCCCGGGGTGTGGCATCTGGTGTCGACGGTGGCGGCGCAGGTGCCCGTCGAGCTGCCCACCTCGACGCTGCTGGACGCCGCCTTCCCGCCGGCCTCGGTCACCGGCACCCCCAAACACCGTGCCCGCCAATTGATTTCGCAGTGGGAATCACATCGTCGCGGGATATATTGCGGCACAGTCGGTTTGGCGTCGCCGATCGCTGGCTGCGAGCTCAACGTCGCGATCCGCACCGTGGAGTTCGACGCCGCCGGCACCGCGGTGCTGGGCGTCGGCGGCGGGATCACCGCCGATTCGAACCCCGACGCCGAATGGGAGGAATGCCTGCACAAGGCCGCCCCCGTCGTCGGGGTGCCGTGCACCGCGGCCGCGGCCGGTTAG
- a CDS encoding RNA polymerase sigma-70 factor produces MIATGEHAERFTLLRPLLFTIAYEILGSATEADDVLQDSYLRWADVDLSAVHDTKSYLARLVTRQALNALRAGARRREEYVGPWLPEPLLLDDHDPSTDVVLAESVSMAMLVLLETLSPDERAVFVLREVFGFDYAEIADAVGKPAPTVRQVAHRAREHVQARRKRFDTDPARNAEITAQFLATAASGDVEGLMAMLAPDATWMADSGGKVSAARRPVVGADKVARAVAGLMRKAAAVLRAEMVNCNNAPAVLLYLGDQLEGVITLEIDGDKITNFYVMRNPDKLVALGTARDISRG; encoded by the coding sequence ATGATCGCGACCGGCGAGCACGCGGAACGGTTCACGCTGCTGCGCCCGTTGCTGTTCACCATCGCCTACGAAATCCTGGGCTCGGCCACCGAGGCCGACGACGTATTGCAGGACAGCTATCTGCGGTGGGCGGACGTCGACCTGTCGGCGGTGCACGACACCAAGTCGTACCTGGCCCGGCTGGTGACCCGTCAGGCGCTCAACGCGCTGCGGGCCGGCGCCCGTCGCCGCGAGGAGTACGTCGGGCCGTGGCTGCCCGAGCCGCTGCTGCTCGACGACCACGACCCGTCAACCGATGTCGTTCTGGCCGAATCGGTTTCGATGGCCATGCTGGTGCTGCTGGAGACGCTGAGCCCCGACGAGCGGGCGGTGTTCGTGCTGCGCGAGGTGTTCGGTTTCGACTACGCCGAGATCGCCGACGCGGTGGGTAAACCGGCGCCGACCGTCCGCCAGGTCGCGCACCGGGCCCGCGAACACGTCCAGGCACGCCGCAAGCGCTTCGACACGGACCCGGCGCGCAACGCCGAGATCACCGCGCAGTTCCTGGCCACCGCGGCCAGCGGCGACGTGGAAGGGCTGATGGCGATGCTGGCCCCGGATGCGACCTGGATGGCCGACAGCGGGGGCAAGGTGTCCGCGGCCCGGCGGCCGGTGGTCGGCGCCGACAAGGTGGCCAGGGCCGTGGCCGGGCTGATGCGCAAGGCCGCGGCCGTGCTGCGCGCGGAAATGGTGAATTGCAACAACGCCCCGGCGGTGCTGCTCTACCTCGGCGACCAGCTCGAGGGGGTCATCACGCTGGAGATCGACGGCGACAAGATCACCAACTTCTACGTGATGCGAAACCCGGACAAACTGGTCGCCCTGGGGACCGCCCGCGATATCAGCCGGGGCTGA
- the rsmI gene encoding 16S rRNA (cytidine(1402)-2'-O)-methyltransferase — protein sequence MSHGRLLLGATPLGQPSDASPRLIKALGEADVVAAEDTRRVRTLAKALDVRISGRVVSMFDQVEATRVPALVDEIKAGATVLVVSDAGMPLISDPGYRMVAACVDAGVAVTCLPGPSAVTTALAVSGLPSEKFCFEGFAPRKSGARKTWLASLAGERRTCVFFESPRRLAACLLDAVEQLGGDRQAAICRELTKVHEEVVRGTLQELAAWAADGVLGEITVVLAGASPPADVASLVARVQELVAGGVRVKDACNEVAAAHPGVRSRQLYDEVLAARRED from the coding sequence ATGTCTCACGGTCGCCTATTGCTCGGTGCGACCCCGCTGGGCCAGCCGTCGGATGCCTCCCCGCGGCTGATCAAGGCGCTGGGCGAGGCCGATGTGGTGGCGGCCGAGGACACCCGGCGGGTGCGAACGCTCGCCAAAGCGCTCGACGTCCGCATCAGCGGCCGGGTGGTCAGCATGTTCGACCAGGTGGAGGCCACCCGCGTGCCGGCGCTGGTCGACGAGATCAAGGCCGGTGCGACGGTGCTGGTGGTCAGCGACGCCGGAATGCCGCTGATCAGCGACCCGGGCTACCGGATGGTTGCGGCGTGCGTCGACGCCGGCGTCGCGGTGACGTGCTTGCCCGGGCCGTCCGCGGTGACGACCGCGCTGGCGGTGTCCGGTCTGCCGTCGGAGAAGTTCTGCTTCGAGGGCTTCGCGCCGCGCAAGAGCGGGGCGCGCAAGACCTGGCTGGCCTCGCTGGCCGGCGAGCGGCGCACCTGCGTGTTCTTCGAGTCGCCGCGCCGGCTGGCGGCGTGTCTGCTCGATGCCGTCGAACAGCTCGGTGGCGACCGCCAAGCGGCGATCTGCCGTGAGCTGACCAAGGTGCACGAGGAAGTGGTGCGCGGAACGCTGCAGGAGCTGGCGGCCTGGGCGGCCGACGGCGTGCTCGGCGAGATCACGGTCGTGCTGGCCGGCGCGAGCCCGCCCGCCGATGTGGCATCGCTGGTGGCCCGCGTGCAGGAGCTGGTCGCCGGCGGGGTTCGCGTCAAGGACGCCTGCAACGAGGTGGCCGCGGCGCATCCGGGTGTGCGCTCGCGTCAGCTCTACGACGAGGTGCTGGCCGCGCGTCGCGAGGACTAA